A window from Malassezia restricta chromosome I, complete sequence encodes these proteins:
- a CDS encoding origin recognition complex subunit 1: MATRKRKSTQDVPDGKRHHASTSLPDWPHSLHAMPAAVLARMTPHGRARRLLHVGATPESLPCRHEQFQAVLDCTCDALRAGVGACAYICGVPGTGKTATVREAVRTLQRMQVRNEVPAFTFVEINGMKLATPMQAYTELWCGISDGKSRLQPRAALTKLSAHFEGRQRSRPTVVLMDELDMFVTSRQDVIYNMFHWPDMPHSRLIVLAVANTMDLPERTLQPKVASRLGMTRIPFMPYTNKQLFDIVRARLDVNEDGTPAATSPATQGCETVFRMDALIFASKRVANVSGDARRMLDVCRRAVEAADEHASARHQDPVPITIHDIRDVMDRMARSGRAAHMAGLSLHAKLLLASMYACMRRTGITEVVWSDVVVHHQALCAAQTHDACHEHELLRPLATLCQLGLVIAVGSGAGHARGGAFARFLLAVQEDEVYAALADDPVCQPLFALRAST, from the coding sequence cgtcgacgtcgctgccAGACTGGCCGCACTcgctgcatgcgatgcCGGCAGCTGTGCTTGCGCGCATGACGCCTCACgggcgtgcacggcgtctGCTGCATGTGGGCGCGACGCCCGAGTCGCTGCCATGCCGTCACGAGCAGTTCCAGGCCGTGTTGGACTGCACTTGCGATGCACTGCGGGCGGGTGTGGGTGCTTGTGCGTATATATGTGGTGTGCCCGGCACCGGCAAGACGGCAACGGTCCGCGAAGCGGTACGtacgctgcagcgcatgcaggtCCGGAACGAGGTGCCGGCGTTTACGTTTGTTGAGATCAACGGAATGAAGCTCGCGACGCCCATGCAAGCGTACACGGAGCTTTGGTGCGGTATATCTGACGGAAAGAGTCGGCTGCAGCCGCGAGCGGCCCTGACGAAGCTCTCTGCGCACTTTGAGGGACGCCAGCGCTCGAGACCCACTGTCGTGCtgatggacgagctcgaCATGTTTGTCACGTCGCGGCAGGACGTCATTTACAACATGTTCCACTGGCCCGACATGCCGCACAGCCGCCTGATCGTGCTGGCCGTCGCCAACACGATGGATTTGCCGGAGCGCACACTGCAGCCCAAAGTGGCGAGTCGACTCGGCATGACACGCATCCCGTTTATGCCGTACACCAACAAACAGCTCTTTGACATTGTgcgcgcgcgactcgatgtGAACGAGGATGGCACACCTgcggccacgtcgcccgcCACGCAGGGTTGCGAGACAGTTTTTCGGATGGACGCGCTGATCTTTGCGTccaagcgcgtcgccaaCGTGTCAggcgatgcacgccgcatgctcgacgtgtgccgccgcgcagTTGAAGCGGCTGATGAACATGCATCGGCACGGCATCAGGACCCGGTGCCTATTACGATTCATGATATCCGCGACGTGATGGATCGGATGGCCCGCTCGgggcgcgccgctcacATGGCCGGCCTGTCGCTGCACGCCAAGCTTCTGCTGGCGAGTATGTatgcgtgcatgcgccgcacaggCATCACGGAGGTTGTGTGGTCTGACGTGGTCGTGCACCACCAGGCGCTGTGTGCGGCCCAGACACACGACGCATGTCATGAGCACGAATTACTGCGGccgctcgcgacgctgtgTCAATTGGGCTTGGTGATTGCTGTGGGAAGCGGCgcgggccatgcgcgtggTGGGGCCTTCGCGCGCTTCCTGCTAGCTGTGCAGGAGGACGAAGTGTATGCCGCCCTGGCGGACGACCCCGTATGTCAGCCCTTGTTTGCGCTACGCGCGTCTACGTAA